One stretch of Thermanaerosceptrum fracticalcis DNA includes these proteins:
- a CDS encoding DnaD domain-containing protein: protein MNDIAFSQWLLEGGQITIPLRLMENLQSLNLTAENLGYLVLALTRMQQSLTPEELAQDRWIKWSLSEGWAQWQGQGEKRTISFLPLWHKLYQAWEENLPAKDSVISKEQSGFDYGRILKWLDHTRGNLTLNLREKQVIQEFNLKYGWSTEFILIFLQLCFERGLTQVQAYQPVAKRVYESGIYTVNDLITYMNELDWMQYKVTEVKKCIGQYGGVTKPQKEMYLKWHRQWGFSHEVIMRAAAETVRTNNPSFSYIDGVLQNWREKGVKDLKSAELALTEFDQKQQTKRKSASDGKRYSRADKRDLEKMLGLD, encoded by the coding sequence TTGAATGATATTGCCTTCAGTCAATGGCTCTTGGAAGGTGGACAAATTACCATACCCCTCCGGCTTATGGAAAACTTGCAGAGTTTAAATTTAACTGCAGAGAATCTGGGATACCTCGTTCTGGCTTTAACACGGATGCAACAGTCCCTTACCCCTGAGGAATTAGCTCAGGACAGGTGGATTAAATGGAGTCTTTCCGAAGGCTGGGCCCAGTGGCAGGGACAAGGAGAGAAGCGCACCATTTCTTTTCTCCCTCTTTGGCATAAACTTTATCAAGCCTGGGAGGAAAATTTGCCAGCGAAAGATTCTGTTATTTCTAAAGAGCAGAGCGGTTTTGATTATGGTAGAATATTAAAATGGCTGGACCATACCAGGGGAAACCTGACCCTTAATCTCAGAGAAAAACAGGTTATCCAGGAGTTTAATCTCAAATACGGCTGGTCCACCGAGTTCATCCTTATTTTCCTGCAACTCTGCTTTGAAAGGGGCTTGACCCAGGTCCAGGCTTATCAACCGGTGGCCAAACGGGTTTATGAAAGCGGGATTTACACTGTTAACGATCTGATTACTTACATGAATGAACTTGATTGGATGCAGTACAAGGTGACGGAAGTAAAAAAATGTATCGGCCAGTATGGCGGGGTTACCAAACCCCAAAAGGAGATGTACCTCAAATGGCACCGCCAGTGGGGTTTTAGCCACGAAGTGATTATGCGGGCGGCGGCAGAGACCGTACGTACCAACAATCCAAGTTTCAGCTACATAGACGGTGTCCTCCAGAACTGGCGGGAAAAAGGAGTAAAAGACCTGAAAAGTGCGGAACTGGCACTCACGGAATTTGACCAGAAACAACAAACGAAAAGAAAATCAGCAAGTGATGGTAAACGCTACAGCCGTGCGGATAAAAGGGATTTGGAGAAAATGCTGGGCTTAGATTAG
- a CDS encoding ATP-binding protein encodes MALSTYGLKRQKKIAEWETRLRLLHEKYPRLQEIDTLFSQFALELALLEMGKGKLGMGREELTKAQEALAWEKKKLLREYNLPDNIYEIWWDCPACQDTGYVELGKKCQCLLREEASRRWQVSGLSPVQVNQTFANFSLQWYEDAEHYKGILEKALNFAEKISCRQPAGNLLLYGAVGTGKTHLCSAIANYALQAGVGVVYMKVGRLLDLLREHKFKLDKNDLYTGQGLESLYRVELLIMDDLGAENLTDFAREQLLLLLDERINHNLSWVISSNLSPNDIGAIYEDRISDRIMGTAEVLKFTGDSIRIRKMVKQKASP; translated from the coding sequence ATGGCCCTTTCCACATATGGATTGAAAAGACAAAAAAAAATAGCTGAATGGGAAACCAGGCTAAGGCTTTTGCATGAAAAATACCCCCGTTTGCAAGAAATAGATACCCTTTTTTCCCAGTTTGCTTTGGAACTGGCTCTCCTGGAGATGGGTAAAGGCAAACTGGGCATGGGCAGGGAAGAGTTGACCAAGGCCCAGGAGGCTTTAGCCTGGGAGAAGAAGAAACTACTCAGGGAATATAACCTTCCCGATAATATTTATGAAATCTGGTGGGATTGTCCTGCCTGCCAGGATACGGGCTACGTAGAGCTGGGTAAGAAGTGCCAGTGCCTCTTACGGGAGGAAGCCAGCAGACGCTGGCAGGTTAGCGGTTTATCACCGGTCCAGGTGAACCAGACATTCGCTAATTTTTCCCTGCAATGGTATGAAGATGCGGAACATTATAAGGGTATCCTGGAAAAGGCGCTGAACTTTGCCGAGAAAATCAGCTGCCGGCAGCCGGCGGGCAATCTCCTGCTTTACGGGGCGGTAGGCACGGGTAAAACCCATTTGTGCAGCGCCATAGCCAATTACGCCCTGCAGGCGGGAGTCGGTGTAGTCTATATGAAAGTCGGCAGGCTATTGGATCTTTTAAGAGAACATAAGTTTAAGCTGGATAAAAACGATTTGTACACGGGGCAAGGTTTGGAATCCCTCTACCGGGTGGAGCTTTTAATCATGGATGACCTGGGGGCGGAAAACCTTACGGATTTTGCCCGTGAACAGCTGCTTTTGCTTTTGGATGAACGGATTAATCATAATTTATCCTGGGTCATTAGTTCTAACCTTAGCCCTAATGATATTGGGGCCATCTACGAGGACCGGATCAGCGACAGGATTATGGGAACCGCTGAAGTCCTGAAATTTACCGGAGACAGTATCCGTATCCGTAAGATGGTAAAGCAAAAAGCAAGTCCATAA
- a CDS encoding acyl-CoA dehydrogenase has product MDFELTKKQEMFRTLFQEFAEKEVAPKAFEIDENGEFPWDTVKKMGKLGFLGLPFTKEYGGAGADTLTYIMAVEEISRACAATGVILSAHVSLGCHPIYQFGTPQQKEKYLVPMAKGELLGAFGLTEPNAGTDAAGQQTAAVLDGDAYILNGTKIFITNGGCADVYIVFAMTDPAKGLKGISAFIVEKGTPGFTFGPKEHKMGIRASSTTELIFQDCRIPKENLLGKEGDGFKIAMQTLDGGRIGIAAQALGIAQAALDECVRYTKERQQFNKPLSNFQAIQWMIADMATDIDAARFLVYRAAVLKDKKKPFSKEAAMAKLFASEAAMKHTVKAVQIHGGYGYMKEYKVERLMRDAKITEIYEGTSEVQRMVIAGNTLK; this is encoded by the coding sequence ATGGATTTTGAATTAACGAAAAAGCAGGAGATGTTCAGAACATTGTTTCAGGAATTTGCCGAAAAGGAAGTAGCGCCTAAAGCCTTTGAAATTGATGAAAATGGCGAATTTCCCTGGGATACTGTGAAAAAAATGGGGAAGCTGGGTTTTTTGGGTTTACCTTTTACTAAGGAATACGGGGGAGCAGGCGCCGATACCCTGACCTACATCATGGCTGTGGAGGAAATATCCCGGGCCTGTGCAGCCACAGGGGTCATTCTTTCCGCCCATGTCTCTTTGGGCTGCCATCCTATCTACCAGTTTGGCACACCCCAGCAAAAAGAAAAGTACCTGGTTCCCATGGCTAAGGGAGAACTTTTGGGTGCTTTTGGTTTAACAGAGCCTAACGCGGGTACAGATGCAGCAGGCCAGCAGACCGCAGCGGTATTGGATGGTGATGCCTATATCCTGAACGGTACCAAAATCTTTATTACCAATGGCGGCTGTGCCGATGTCTATATTGTCTTTGCCATGACCGATCCCGCTAAAGGGCTCAAAGGAATCAGTGCCTTTATTGTAGAAAAAGGGACCCCTGGTTTTACCTTCGGTCCTAAAGAACACAAAATGGGGATCCGGGCTTCCAGCACTACGGAATTGATTTTCCAGGACTGCCGCATCCCTAAAGAAAACTTGCTGGGTAAGGAAGGGGACGGTTTCAAGATAGCCATGCAGACCCTGGATGGCGGCCGTATTGGGATAGCCGCCCAGGCCTTGGGCATTGCCCAGGCTGCCCTCGACGAATGTGTTCGCTATACGAAAGAACGCCAGCAGTTTAACAAGCCTTTGTCCAATTTCCAGGCCATCCAGTGGATGATTGCCGATATGGCCACGGACATAGACGCGGCCCGTTTTCTGGTGTATCGTGCCGCTGTCCTCAAAGATAAGAAGAAGCCTTTCTCGAAAGAAGCGGCCATGGCTAAACTCTTTGCATCGGAAGCGGCCATGAAACATACGGTGAAGGCAGTACAAATCCATGGCGGCTACGGCTACATGAAGGAGTACAAAGTGGAGCGCCTCATGCGTGATGCCAAAATCACCGAGATATATGAAGGGACTTCCGAAGTCCAGCGCATGGTTATTGCCGGAAACACCCTGAAATAG